The DNA window attattgtattaaaattatatttattaaattaaagtattattcttacaaagaaataaaatatagagGTAAAGGGTGGgtttatttttagtaaatttcTGAGAAATTTGGCGCGTACATAGATAACCAACAATCTTCCcacagaaaaaaaagaaaagaaaagaaagaataaaataaaatctctctcaaagttaagacaaaaaaagaagggaaaaaaaagtaaaaagagtagcataaaaaataaaaaatactaattaattaaaataaaaaaaacgctTTGAAACTGAAagtaagaagaagaaacacagaagctgtattctctctctctctctctctctctctgtcttGTGTCTCTCTGTGAGTgagtgtgtgtgtgagagagggGAGAGAGAAACCCCATAAAATCCCAACCccattctttttctctctctacttTCTCACTCCTCTGATCGGAACCTCTCATTCTGCTCTTCGGATTCTGGGTGTAGCAATCTGCACTCTTCTTTTGGCTCCGTACAATGGAACGGTACGGCCGTCCCGGCGAAGGGCCGCAGCCTGATCCGCCGCCGGAGTGGAACGTCGGCGCCGGCGACACGGGGCTCGAAGGTAAAATTTCCACCTTTACCCCACTGCATTCTCAATTCCGCGATTTTCCCCTCTCTTTGATTCGCGCGGTTTCGTAGCGCAATGTGGAGCTTCTAATGAGTTATAGTTTCCAATCCTTTTTTCTATTCTATTTTCCAAAATGCAGAGTCTATGTGGAAGCTTGGATTGGGTGGTGCCACCGAATCGTACCCTCAGAGGCCTGATGAAGCTGATTGTATCTATTATCTCAAGACAGGTTTTTGCGGCTATGGTTCGCGTTGTCGGTTCAACCACCCACGTGACCGTGGCGCGGTAAATTTCTCGTTTTTCCATTTACCCCTTTTGGGTTTTCCTTCAACGGTTCTTTTGCTTTGGTCCTTTGATTTGATCTTGTGCTTCTATATGTATGTGTGCTTTGGATTTCGTTTGATCTTGGCTGCGTTGAGTTGGagaaattggattttttttttcccccACTTAGTGGGGTTGTCTTAAAGTCTTTGAATTTATCTTTTTGCTATCAGttaattttaatcaattattatgGAAATTGAGGTGCCTGCGCTGGACACTTATGATTAAATGCTTCATAATTTTGGGGATATGTCTTCGTGCTGTTTAGGTTATTGGAGCTGCCAGGAGTGGAGGGGAGTATCCGGAGCGTGCGGGCCAGCCTCTATGCCAGGTGCTGAATTTGGTTCTGCTGAATTCTATGCTGCATTTACATCATGTGATTGTATTTGGCAATTGGCAATTTAATTCCTCTTGAGCTATACAAAGTTACAAACTAATGCACTCAANNNNNNNNNNNNNNNNNNNNNNNNNNNNNNNNNNNNNNNNNNNNNATGGCGTAGAGTGTAGTTGActtctattttgttttgattgttgttttcaAAGTTGTTGATGTTCCTTTCGTGCTGATTCTATCTGCCCATGCTTAAACTGCAGTATTTTATGAGGACAGGATCATGCAAATTCGGTGCATCTTGCAAGTACAACCATCCTAGGCAGGCAGCAGGAACTCCTACCCTTGTCTCACTAAATTATTATGGATATCCGTTGCGAGTGGTGCGtattactttatattttatttcacaaAATTATATCTCTATGAATGTTGGGGTTCACCCTTTCTAATCATGGAAAAAGGTTTGGTTCCAACTTGAANNNNNNNNNNNNNNNNCTATTACGTGAAAACTGGGCAATGCAAGTTTGGTGCTACTTGTAAATTCCATCATCCACAGCCTGCAGGTGTCCAAATTCCGGCACCATCACCAGTTCCCCCGGTTTCACCTCTACCTGTACAGGTACCTTCTCCATTATATCCAACCGTGCAGCCTCCATCTGGTCCTTCGCAACAGCAATATAGTGTACTGGTTGCAAGGCCTCCGTTGCTGCCTGGCTCATTAGTCCAGGGCCCTTATGGGCCTGTGGTAGTGTCCCCTGCCATGGTCCCCTTTCCAGGCTGGAATCCTTATCAGGTGGGTCTGACATTTCGTTTTGATTGCTTACTCGCATTATATGTGTAATCATTAAAGATGTCAATCACTTGGTGCAGGCTCAAGCAACAAGCCCCCTACTTCCCTCTAGTACACCATCTAATGTTGGTCCAACACAGCTTTACAGGATAACCCAGCTGCCTTCTCAGGCAACTGGGTATTCTGCACCTTATCAACCTTCTGGCCCCTCTGTTGATCCTTCAGGTAGTAGTACTCAGAAGGAGAACCCATATCCCGAAAGGCCTGATCAACCAGAATGTCAGTATTACATGAAAACAGGGGAATGTAAATTTGGTCCATCATGTAGATATCATCATCCATCAGACCTTAATGCACCGAAGGGAAATGTGGCCCTTAGTCCTGTGGGTCTCCCTTTGCGCCCGGTAAGCATTACATTTCAACGCCTTTGTTCTTTGTTGCCTCATATTGGGTTATGGATGATGTTCTTTGCTGAAAATTTTGGCAATATGTGATAAAAATGAtatacaaaaattgaaaaaaaaaaaaaaagctgatAGGGGAGTAgtccaaaagaagaaaaactaatAATGGGATATAACATAATTGGCTTCTTCATTCTGCTGCATGTGTTTTATATGATTGCCCTTCGTGTTGGGTTATGTTGTGCTTCAGTTATCTCTGAGTTTTCTGGGTGAATGTGTCAAATCTCTAGATTATTGAAGGTTCTTCTAGCAAAATTTGAAAGCAGGTAGATTTAACTGTTGGTTTATTGGTGGCACCTTGGGTATAATTGTACATTTCATGTTAATGGAATTTTCATTTTGTGCTACATTCATGTTGGGTGTGTAAGTAGTGAGATATATGTTTGTTAAATATTTAGTATCTCATTCTGACTCTGCCTAAGGGAAGGTTCTGTAAGTAAGCTCCTCTTTTCTTTAGTCTTGTTCCCACGCTTCATTTTGTCTGAACATCATTTTACTCCATTTCCTGTCTAATATATATCTTTGATTGCTGTTCAGGATTTCAGGTCCtattttttctgtgtaatttaTTTCATCATGTTTTATTTCACCCTGTGTATCTTTATTGCATCTCTGTTTTCTGTAATTGATTTAGATGTAATAACTTCTATTATGTTATGTCCAACTTAGTCTCCATCTATCTTGGATATTTATTATCTGTATTATCTGTAGTTCTGTACTGTAGACCTTAATGTTTTTAGTATTTCCATTTTACTTTCATTAGTTTCGTGCTtgaaatttatttctaatgAAATGCCTTTCCATGAAGTAGTGAGATAAGAATCATAAGGGATATTGTGCAGGTGTTGTATACTTGTACGAAGTTGTCTGCTTCACCTTTATTGGTTGGATTTGCTTGCGTTCCTATACTATAGCTTGAGTTGTTCAAACTTATTTCGGGAGAACAGTTTATGTTTTCCAATTCTGCAATATGGGATTAGCGATGCTTCTAATGTTTCATGCTACAAAGAGACATAGATGTTTCTTTGCCACTTCATGGTTGTTTTTCACTATGGAATAGACTTTAATAATCCTTTTGGCTGTTATTGTTATACTCTTGGTCTCCAGGTTGTGGTTCGAGTTCAAGAATAGCACCTTTATTAGTTTTGTTTTACAATGATGAGTTTGTCTGCTAAGTTGGCATGTTCAAAATCTGTTTGACTCATCTTCTTTAGTTCTTAACTATCAATCATCCAATGTTTGGGTTTGATAATCAGGGGGCACCACCTTGCACTCATTATACGCAGCGTGGAATCTGTAAGTTTGGTCCTGCATGCAAATTTGATCATCCCATGGGATCTCTCAGTTACAGCCCATCTGCTTCTTCCTTGGCTGATATGCCGGTTGCACCATATCCCGTGGGTTCCTCAATGGGCACTCTTGctccatcatcatcttcatcagaGTTGCGGCCTGAACTTGCTTCAGGATTGAGCAAGGAGTCTGTTTCATCCAGAATGTCTTCATCGATGAGCACTTCAAGTGGATCAGTTGGCTTGACCTTGTCAACTGCAGGACCAATTTCTCAATCGGGCACCCAAGCCTCTGCTCAGAGTTCCAGTTCTTCAGCAACTGCCAGCAGCGCCGCAACAAGCAGTGCTGCATCTCACACCTCAAGCTAAGCAATGTGAATGCATTCCTCATTATTACTCCTTTTAATCTCAATTTTTCAACTGGACATCATGATTTATTCAAAGAGGTCCTCAAATAGGTTTTATTTTTCAGTTTATCCCAGTTCCACATTCAGGTCTAGTACACATTGCACCAATCAATTATCATTGTGTTCATATAATCTTTTTGTGGCCATCCCTTTTATCCCAAATAAAACCATGGCCAACCTCGAGAATTTTAGCAACTCATACAGCCAGCCATCTTGCTTCCTTCTGAATAACCTCAAAAGATTCTGCAAGTCCATTCTTCATGTCCCTCCCTCCTGAtctccaattttttttggaGTTTGTTGTGCTTATTTATGATTTGATCTTTTTCGATTCGAGAAAAGTTCCATTGACCATGTGTTGTTGTTTATGTCTCTTCACCCGAATCCTTTTTTGAAGCTGGGAAGGTCATGGTAGATACTGTTCCCCACTTGTGTAAGGTTTGCTGTGAAGAGAAGTAATCAGGAGAGTACAATGAGGCTTTGCATTGCTgtcttatttttatgtttttagatACACAGTCATGTTGTTCAATGTTGTGACAAGCTTGCTACTTAAATTTATTACACAATACATATATCAAGAAACACATTTAAGTTAACACATTTTAAATCTCTCTTCCTCTCACATGTGCTGAAGCTGATTTTTCTCTTCATTTATATCTTCCCTTTctccataaatatttttagattttttttgttataaaatgaTGATTGTATTACAGAGTACACTTTACTCCAGCAAAAACAGTGGTACAACACAAAGTGGAATTTGGAAACATTAAAGTGCCTGTCTTCATAGCAGGATAAGGAGTAATCATTGCACTTGCTTACCAACAACTTATTTGAacccttttttttcaaaaaaatgtgGAGATTAACCTTAAAATTTGCTCTAATTGAGTATTGAGCTACTTTTATTTTCGGTACCTAGgagataataatgatgatatttATACCTTATAATGGcctaatatctcatttttttaataattataatgtgTTTCTACCATTATATCAACATTTGTGTTAAGTGAGATCATATTAGTAAGATACCAAGAACGCTTAATACGACTGGGAGATGACTGTATTCGTTAAGGATTTATCTTTAATATactgataatataaaatattttatataattgtttaaTTATATTCATTATTTTGGATAGATAATCATTTACatgatcaatataaaaaatatttatttttattgatgtgactacataagagaaaaaaagtataatatatgtatttttaattaattaatatatatatgagcaaaattaaaaaaaaaagataaactattttaatataatcaCTTTGAGTGAAGTATACTAGATAATGTACATGAATTgttaaaacaaattaataattgaaattCTCAAGTAATCATATGTGATTTGTAATTTTAGAATTTGacttatgaaaataaaaaatattatgtgtacatcaaaattagtaattatgtatttgtatataaaatataaatatatatattatttaacttatttttaatatatatattttatattctaatatgtCTTTTAATACTAATAGCTAAATTCGACAttgttatataaaaatacaatttaaaatcTCATACTCACTCCTACCCCACATACAGCTTGTATATTGTAAATATGTAATGCTCTTTCAACAGTGGAATAATCATATGCATTCACATTTTTAACTTATATATATCTAGATTGGAGGAGTGGgttattttctaattaaaaacATTGACATAGATAGATTCTATTAAGAAAAGAGAACATTGCTTTTCCATATGCCCTGCTTCTAAGTTCTTCtctgtatatattattattattattattattattattgatgaatCACATGATA is part of the Arachis duranensis cultivar V14167 chromosome 1, aradu.V14167.gnm2.J7QH, whole genome shotgun sequence genome and encodes:
- the LOC107464356 gene encoding LOW QUALITY PROTEIN: zinc finger CCCH domain-containing protein 34-like (The sequence of the model RefSeq protein was modified relative to this genomic sequence to represent the inferred CDS: substituted 1 base at 1 genomic stop codon); its protein translation is MERYGRPGEGPQPDPPPEWNVGAGDTGLEESMWKLGLGGATESYPQRPDEADCIYYLKTGFCGYGSRCRFNHPRDRGAVIGAARSGGEYPERAGQPLCQYFMRTGSCKFGASCKYNHPRQAAGTPTLVSLNYYGYPLRVVRLVPTXXXXXXXYYVKTGQCKFGATCKFHHPQPAGVQIPAPSPVPPVSPLPVQVPSPLYPTVQPPSGPSQQQYSVLVARPPLLPGSLVQGPYGPVVVSPAMVPFPGWNPYQAQATSPLLPSSTPSNVGPTQLYRITQLPSQATGYSAPYQPSGPSVDPSGSSTQKENPYPERPDQPECQYYMKTGECKFGPSCRYHHPSDLNAPKGNVALSPVGLPLRPGAPPCTHYTQRGICKFGPACKFDHPMGSLSYSPSASSLADMPVAPYPVGSSMGTLAPSSSSSELRPELASGLSKESVSSRMSSSMSTSSGSVGLTLSTAGPISQSGTQASAQSSSSSATASSAATSSAASHTSS